The segment CGCGCCCTAATGGCTCGTCCAAAAGTTCTTCTCCTCGATGAGCCTTCAATGGGTCTTGCTCCTCAGATGATTGCAAATATCTTCCGCATCATCACCGAGATCAATAAGACCGGCGTAACAATTCTTCTCGTTGAACAGAATGCACAGCAAGCGCTACAACGCGCACACCGCGCCTACATTCTTGAGACCGGAAATATTGTTAAGGAAGCTAAGGCATCCGATCTACTTAACGATCCTGCAGTACGCGAGGCATACCTCGGTACTGGCGCTCACTAATTTTTTATTAGCGCTCAGCATTTTTAATCGCTGAAGGCGCTACGCTCTTTCAGCCAGGATCATGCAGGTAATACGTGCAGAACAAGTACGTTGACCCTGCTCGTTGGTAATCACAACTTCGTATACACACAAGGTTTTTCCTATTGATACCGCTGTGGCAACGCCGGTCACATATCCTGACATAGCCGATTTGTGATGTGTGGCATTGATATCAACGCCAACAATTCTGCGGTTCGGTCCAGCGTTTAATTGGGTACCAATTGAACCTAGCGATTCAGCCAAAACGACATTTGCGCCACCGTGAAGTAAACCGATTGGTTGAGTATTTCCCTCAACTGGCATACGGCCAACTAGTCGTTCAGGAGAAGCCTCCAGAATCTCAATTCCCATCTTCTTATCGAGGGCGCCGCTTCCACGTTCCCGGATTAGCTCTAAATAATTTGGCGTATTTTCTGGCTGCGTCATAGTTCGAAATAGTAACTTGTTAACGGGTACTTCTCTAGGATGACGCCATGGCCCAGAAGCGTTTATTACTTATCGATGGCCATTCGATGGCATATCGCGCCTTCTTCGCACTTCCCGCCGAGAATTTCACAACCGCGCAAGGTCAACATACAAATGCTATTTATGGCTTTGCGACGATGTTGATTTCACTTTTAAAGGATGAGAAGCCAACCCACGTTGCCGTTGCCTTTGATGTTTCACGTAAGACATTCCGCACCGATATCTTCCCTGATTACAAAGCCAATCGCGCTAAGACTCCGGACGAATTCCGTTCGCAGATGTCTTATCTAAATGATTTGGTTACAGGATTCGGAATAACCCAGTTTGCACTTGAAGGTTACGAAGCTGATGACATCATCGCGACGATTACCAAACAAGCCGAACGAGAAGGTGCTGAAGTACTCATCTGTACGGGTGATCGGGACAGCTTTCAGTTGGTGACAGATAAGACCACTGTTCTCTATCCAAAGCGCGGAGTCTCCGAAATGGTGCGCATGACGCCAGATGCCGTGCAAGAAAAATACGGCATGAGCCCTGACCAATATCCTGATTTTGCCGCGTTACGCGGAGACCCCAGCGATAACTTGCCATCGATTCCAGGCGTTGGTGAAAAGACCGCTGCAAAGTGGATAGTCGAATATGGCTCACTTCAAGATTTAATTGCAAACGTAGATAAAGTCGGCGGCAAGGTAGGTCAATCACTTCGCGACAACATCAACGATGTCATTCGAAATCGCGAACTAACTCAACTCGTGCATGATGCACCGATCGAATACCAAGTAGAAGCACTCGCATGGGCCGGCGTGGTCGAAAGTGATCTCACCAAGTTATTTGAACAACTTGAGTTTCGAACCCTCAAAGATCGATTAAAGCCAATTCTTAATCCCGACTCAGTAGTCAAAGAGGTAAAGGGTCAGAGCAACAACGATGAGTTCACGCTCTTTGCCCCAGTGATCGAAGGCGGAACTCTGTCACCTGAAGAGTTAAGTGAGAAGATATCTCAGCACTCAGGAGATATCGCTCTATCTTTTGAGCTACTTGATGAGAAGTTGCATCGTTATGCAGTTGCCTTTAATCCGAGCGATGTCTATTTAATTCATTCGGCACAGATGGGGGAGTGGGCCCAGGATCCAAAAGTTTCGAAGATTGCACATGATGCCAAGTCGCTGGCTCGTGAAAACCTACTCGATGGAGTTGTTTTCGATACTGCACTCGCTGCATATCTTGTAAATCCAGGTGTGCGAGCACAGGAGTTATCCGATCTATTAGAGCGCTGGGGAGATGGTGCTCAAATTGATACCTCTTCTCCAGAACAATCACTTCTTACAAGCGCCGCCGCCCTCTTTAAATTACGTGGCTCACTTCTAACCGAGATGAAAGATCGCGGTGTACTTGCCCTCTTTACAGATTTAGAACTTCCTATTGCGCGCCTCCTCGCAGTTATGGAGAACCGTGGCATCGCCGTTGATCGCAAAGAGCTTGAAAAGTTAGCGACATTCTTTGAAGGAGAAGTCGCGCGCGAGACAAAGGCAGCTCACCTAGCCGCTGGCCATGAATTTAACGTGGCATCTCCAAAACAGCTACAAGTTGTTCTCTTCGATGAGCTAAACCTGCCAAAGACGAAGAAGATCAAGACTGGATTTACAACCGATGCCGAGGCGCTTAACTGGTTATTTGAAAAGACTAAGCATCCACTCCTTGAATCACTTCTTCGCATTCGAGAAACCAAGAAGTTAGGCACAACTGTCGAAGGTCTTATTGCAGAAATAGGAAGTGATGGAAGAATCCGCACCCACTTTGCGCAAACAGTTGCAGCAACGGGTCGTCTTTCATCTGTCGGACCAAACCTGCAGAACATTCCGGTACGCACCGAAGAAGGACGCAGTATCCGTAACGCATTTATCGCAGGTAAAGGCTTTAGTGGACTCTTAACTGCAGATTACAGCCAGATCGAAATGCGGATCATGGCTCATCTCTCAAATGATGCCGGGCTACTTGCAGCATTTGAAACCGGTGAAGATCTACACGCCACCGTTGCTGGTCTTGTCTTTGGTGTGAAAGCCAATGAAGTTGATTCAGAGATGCGCCGTCAGATCAAAGCGATGTCTTACGGACTTGCCTACGGCTTGAGTTCTTATGGTCTTGCCGCGCAGTTAGATCTCTCACCACCTGCGGCGCAGGATTTAATGGATCGCTACTTCCAACGTTTTGGTGGAATCCGCGATTACTTGAGCAGCGTCGTAGAACAAGCACGTAAAGTTGGATACACCGAAACCGTTATGGGGCGCAGACGCTACCTGCCAGATCTAATGCACGATAACCGCCAGCGCCGCGAGATTGCAGAACGCATGGCGCTAAATGCTCCGATTCAAGGCTCAGCCGCCGACATCATCAAACAGGCGATGCTAAATGTCGAGCGCGCGTTGATTAGCGAGAACCTTAAATCACGTCTCTTGCTGCAGGTTCACGATGAGTTGATCCTTGAAGTTGTAGCGGGTGAAGAAGAAGTTCTAACTAATTTGGTGCGACGTGAGATGGGTTCTGCCTTCCCGCTTCGCGCACCGCTTGATGTAAGCGTCGGTATCGGTAAGAGCTGGAACGAAGCTGCACACTAAGGGGCTAAGTAGTAGTTGGTGAATTATCAGACATAGCTGCGAGATCTTCTTCATCTGTTGGTATGCGATCTGCCGCAGATAAACGTTTCTTTCCTAAATTAAGAATGATAAATCCGGTAACGATAGTGAAGCAGGTTATGGAGAGAGCAAATCGCGGTGAATAAGTCTCTGCGATCCAACCACCAGCAGCAGCACCAATTGACATCAGAGTTCCTTCAACAGTCCAGATCCAACCCATCATTCCAACTGCCGAACCCTTAGGGCGCACCGCCTCCATAACTTCCCAGTAAAAGACTTGGATCGTTCCGCCTACCAAACCTAGGAATGAAGCGGCAATAACCATCGACCAGCCTGGATAAGTAAAGACGATCGGTATTGAGATGAAGATCCAAATCAAGTAGGTAATTCGCATCGCCTTAAGTGCAGATACTTTCTTTGAGACAAGACCGCCAAGAAGTCCACCAAAGATATTTGCGATTCCCATCGCCGCTAAAATCCAAGCAGTTCTGTGGGGCACTTCTTCTAAAGTTGCGAAAGCTGGAACGGCTACATCGAAAACGCCCCAACCGAAACCAATAAAACACCCCTCGATCATCAGCAATTGAATTGCCTTGTGGCGCCAGAGGGAGATGTGATTCTCTTCTTTCTTCTCTGGGATCCAATTACGAGAAACTTTGGTAATCGCTAAACCGCCGCCTCCTATCAACATAAAGATGGAAGCCACCACAAGCGGGCTTCCTGGACGTGATGAGAGAGCCAATGAAGTGGCAATAACCGGACCTAGAACACCTGCAGAACTCATTACCGATGTATCTACGGCATAAGCGGTGCGCAAGAAATCTTTTGGAACGACATCGCGCCACAACGGACGTACTGAGAGATTAATTGGAGGCGCGGTAATTCCCATAATGAAGGCGGCCAACAAAATACCATTTCGATTTTCCATAGTATTTAAAATCAACATCATTCCGGCGTAACCTGGAACAAAAATACGCAGTGGCCATTTCTGTCCATATTTATCCATCAACATGCCACGTAATCCAGCAGTTGCGGCGCCCGCGACAGAGTTAATTCCAATAGCAAATCCCGCAGCAGCAATCGAGCCGGTTGCATCTTCAGTCTTAAAGAAAATGGCGAGTGCAACCATGCCGTAGGCGACACGGGCCGGGAATGCTGAGAGAACTAAGACCCATACATTGGGAATGGCAAAGAGTTCTCTGTAGCGTTTCATTGGTTGCTAGTTTACGCCTGACTATTAGGCGGATTTGCTCTAATTACTGCTAAAACCGTACGCTTACGCCCGTTCACCAGAAGAGTTCTGGAGTCCTATTACTTTCTATCCCTACGGAGCAACTTGAGCACATCATCACCAGTCGTAGCAGTTAACGACATCGGATCGGCAGCAGATTTTCTTGCAGCAATCGAAGGCACAATCAGAAATTTCAATGACGGCGATTTGGTCGTCGGAACAGTAGTCCAAGTAGATCGCGAAGAAGTTCTTCTTGATATTGGTTACAAAACAGAAGGCGTAATTCCTTCACGCGAACTCTCAATCCGCCACGATGCAGATCCAAATGACATTGTTAAGGTCGGCGACCGCATTGAAGCGCTCGTTCTCCAAAAGGAAGATAAAGAAGGCCGCACAATTCTCTCTAAGAAGCGCGCACAGTACGAGCGCGCCTGGGGCGAAATCGAAGGCAAGAAAGAGCGCGACGAAGTTGTCGTCGGAACAGTTATTGAAGTTGTTAAGGGTGGCTTGATCGTTGATATCGGTCTTCGCGGCTTCTTGCCAGCCTCACTCGTTGAAATGCGTCGTGTACGCGATCTAACTCCTTACATCGGTAAGGAAGTTGAGGCTCGCATCATCGAACTCGACAAGAACCGCAATAACGTTGTTCTTTCACGTCGCGCATTCCTAGAGCAGACCCAATCAGAGTCACGCACTACATTCTTGAACCAGCTACAAAAGGGTCAAGTTCGTACCGGCGTTATCTCATCGATC is part of the Candidatus Planktophila lacus genome and harbors:
- a CDS encoding PaaI family thioesterase, whose amino-acid sequence is MTQPENTPNYLELIRERGSGALDKKMGIEILEASPERLVGRMPVEGNTQPIGLLHGGANVVLAESLGSIGTQLNAGPNRRIVGVDINATHHKSAMSGYVTGVATAVSIGKTLCVYEVVITNEQGQRTCSARITCMILAERA
- the polA gene encoding DNA polymerase I; protein product: MAQKRLLLIDGHSMAYRAFFALPAENFTTAQGQHTNAIYGFATMLISLLKDEKPTHVAVAFDVSRKTFRTDIFPDYKANRAKTPDEFRSQMSYLNDLVTGFGITQFALEGYEADDIIATITKQAEREGAEVLICTGDRDSFQLVTDKTTVLYPKRGVSEMVRMTPDAVQEKYGMSPDQYPDFAALRGDPSDNLPSIPGVGEKTAAKWIVEYGSLQDLIANVDKVGGKVGQSLRDNINDVIRNRELTQLVHDAPIEYQVEALAWAGVVESDLTKLFEQLEFRTLKDRLKPILNPDSVVKEVKGQSNNDEFTLFAPVIEGGTLSPEELSEKISQHSGDIALSFELLDEKLHRYAVAFNPSDVYLIHSAQMGEWAQDPKVSKIAHDAKSLARENLLDGVVFDTALAAYLVNPGVRAQELSDLLERWGDGAQIDTSSPEQSLLTSAAALFKLRGSLLTEMKDRGVLALFTDLELPIARLLAVMENRGIAVDRKELEKLATFFEGEVARETKAAHLAAGHEFNVASPKQLQVVLFDELNLPKTKKIKTGFTTDAEALNWLFEKTKHPLLESLLRIRETKKLGTTVEGLIAEIGSDGRIRTHFAQTVAATGRLSSVGPNLQNIPVRTEEGRSIRNAFIAGKGFSGLLTADYSQIEMRIMAHLSNDAGLLAAFETGEDLHATVAGLVFGVKANEVDSEMRRQIKAMSYGLAYGLSSYGLAAQLDLSPPAAQDLMDRYFQRFGGIRDYLSSVVEQARKVGYTETVMGRRRYLPDLMHDNRQRREIAERMALNAPIQGSAADIIKQAMLNVERALISENLKSRLLLQVHDELILEVVAGEEEVLTNLVRREMGSAFPLRAPLDVSVGIGKSWNEAAH
- a CDS encoding MFS transporter, producing the protein MKRYRELFAIPNVWVLVLSAFPARVAYGMVALAIFFKTEDATGSIAAAGFAIGINSVAGAATAGLRGMLMDKYGQKWPLRIFVPGYAGMMLILNTMENRNGILLAAFIMGITAPPINLSVRPLWRDVVPKDFLRTAYAVDTSVMSSAGVLGPVIATSLALSSRPGSPLVVASIFMLIGGGGLAITKVSRNWIPEKKEENHISLWRHKAIQLLMIEGCFIGFGWGVFDVAVPAFATLEEVPHRTAWILAAMGIANIFGGLLGGLVSKKVSALKAMRITYLIWIFISIPIVFTYPGWSMVIAASFLGLVGGTIQVFYWEVMEAVRPKGSAVGMMGWIWTVEGTLMSIGAAAGGWIAETYSPRFALSITCFTIVTGFIILNLGKKRLSAADRIPTDEEDLAAMSDNSPTTT